The genomic region TAAAAACCAGAACATGTACCAATGCAATGGACGAGAATGATGAAATATTAGAAGTTTTTGAAAACTACTCTCACTAGTACGTTATCTAATCTTATCTGTTTTCGTATGCATAAAATCTGTAGCAAGGAGATCCAACACAAGGAGGTACCAGATGTCAATAACGAAAAATTATGCGATGGTAGGGGTATTTGAAAGACATATTCGCAATTCACtatcaaaatttaaatatttttaaatcaccCGAATGCTAGGGAAGAACatctaataaaatttcatacaGTTTGCCCTTTAAACTGGTGTACACAATGTTGTCAATCATCTTTGTTGCATAACCAAGCTTATTTCGACAACATGCATCACATCATCACAAAGCAGAAAAGCACTACATAACAATTTCATGCAGCACCGAACAACCCCTAACGTACGTGCGGGTCACAAACAAGTGGGCAACATTGTTTGCATTGTAAACGGTACAACGTGCTGCTTTGACAAAAACCGGTGCTCCATGCTTCATTAGCCTGTGTGGGGCCGAAACCCCCGGCCGACATTCCCGAACGGGCAGTTAATCTAACAATGTCACAACAATGGTTCCCTAAACCCTAAACACCTGCTCCATCGGTTCGTTAACGGCTTTCGTTGCCAATCGTTTGTTTGATCGCTCGGCATTGATTGCATTGGGTTTCGAACTTCCTGTTCGGGGCGTATCTGCACCAGCACCGAACCTCAGCCAAACGTGCTCACTTTCCACCGCCGGAAAACCACTAACCCAAGCCCTCAACCAGTGCATCCTTTCACTAGGTTGTTTTGTCCTTTGTGCGTTGTTTCATGCTCCTCTCTCAACGACTATCTCTCTTCATCGCACATGCACACCGAAACGTAATCCGCTGGATATGGGACACATGCCCAGACCCGTGACACGAAACGCGCACTGACAGCGTGCCAAGCGCGGCGACGTTCGTGCCGCTTTCACGTCCCGTTACTCAGCACTTCGTCCATTGATGAGATCCGTCCCGCCGCTCCAAACACCTTCCCTCGGATTCGATTGGCAATGTTTACGTTTGCAGTCTGGGACGCAGCCCTTCCCCGACCTCGTTCCCGTGCCCCCTCAAAGTACGACTCACGTTCCGAACGCTCACTCGCGGTAGAGTTTTCTCTCACTCTATCTCCGTCTCTTTCCCTCCGTTTCCACCTTCCTCACGCATTTGCTCGCACACTTGTGCACACAAGTCAAGCCGTGACGGAAGGCCCTTATCGGGAAGCTTCACGGGCCAGCGACAGCGAAGTCGAACGAGAAGAAGTCACACACAAACCACGTCGGGTCGCAGCGGGgtggagagggagggaggccAGGGAATCATCCCATCGTTCCGCGCAGGAAACCACACCGCACCACACACCGCGTGTTGGGAGTGTTTATGTAATTATGTCGTAAGTTGAAGTCATCTGTGCCGTATCAATGTTTCCCATTTTCACGCTGCCCCATCGTCGTCGGGTGGCCTAACCTTCCGGAGGACACATCCGTTGGCGTCGATCGTCTGCCCCTGGGAACCCGGGGATGACATAATTACGTACGGGCCACCGAAATTGTGTCCGCCCGGGCAcgcgcgcacacaaacaccagcAGACGAGGCGATTTAAATGAGGCGGATCGGGAAACTGGGGTCGGGAAATCAAGCACCCTTTGCTCGGTTCGGGATGAGCTAGCGATTTAAACTCACTCAAGGGACATCTGATTGGCGACCAATCAGCGCCTTTTCCAATGGACTACTGACCAAATCCCGAGCAAAACCAATGCACCCTTTTTATTTTGGCAGGTCCTTATTTGCTTTGCTTTCCACCAAACCGTAGCCCTAGCCGTTGCTTAGCACCGAAAACCGACATGGCGCGTGCAGCGCCCACCAAGACCACTCCGGCAACACTGACGACTAGAAGACCGACTCGCCCTGCACTAGGAATCCACTACATCCCCGGAGCTTCTCCTGCGTGGCGTCTCTTTGTATTGTATTGGTTACTCTCTCCAACGTGcacacccatacacacacacacatcatggTACCAGGCCTCACACAaagtctctctttctctctccctctctacTCCTTGTAAGTTTACTCACGTCGCTCCGTCGGGTTGCTCGACACGAGTCGACTCCAAACATACTAAAATACTTCCCCCCACCGAGCACTGTTTTTGTCATTCATGGTGGCTGAGGATCGGGCCGGAGAGCGCTCAGCTCGGCTCAGGTTgatccaaacaaaaaacacaccccTTACGTGCAACCCCCACCATCCCCACCGGGAGCGAGCGTCGGAACATGGCGCGCTGTTGTTTATATTATGACTGCCAGACCTGGTGCGATTCCGTCTCTTCATTCGGCGTCGCATGCTTTGCCGCCGGTTTTAACCGATCCCGCTCACCATCTTTCTTTCTCGCTCTCTCACCCTCTATCTTTTTCTCTTGAGTATAGCAGTAGGGTGTAACACGGCACGGGAAGCTGTGAGGGGGACCTCTTATCAGCGAACGCCCGGTTCGGTTCGCGGCTGCCAGTGATTGATGTTTACTCAAGCCGTGGTGCATGACACGTCGGTGCACCGTCGATGCATGTGCACCTTACGTCGAATTGAAGCCCTTGCCCTCCCGATCCTTCCCTCTGGGGGTTGGTTATGGAAGAGTACGGCACGTAAACAGGGTTTCGACATCCTCCAATCGCGTAGGTGAAAGGACGAAGAGATTCCGTAACCCTGGGCCCCCGGATCAAATGTGGCCTGAAGTTGGCGCACGTGCACGGCTAATGGAGCCGCCTGGTGCCTCGTTCGCTTCAACTCGCTTCACTGCGGGCTGATCGACTTGATACAAGCTCGTATCAGAAGCTAGCTTTTCCTATCATtgtggaaaaaccaaaacatctTTCTTTAAAGCTGaaatttggaaaagaaaattatgccCGTACCCAAAAGGAATCATGTTTTTACTTTATCTGTTGCTAAATTGgcttgtttacattttcagAATCATGTTGACTTAATTTTTGACGTAATTCTGGTTTGTATGACATGATAAACGTCAAAACTTTAACCGAAGGATATTCAAAATAGTTTTTTGTGCTTCTTGTGATTTAAAAAGACACTTTTCAATTAACTATCCCCCTTGTCCTTaccaaaacacttccgaacatcaaagcaaataaaaacaggcGCTCCCATGCTCCCCGATGCTAAAGTGAGATGTCGTTAATTGGACGAAATTGAAACATTGATCGATGGGTTGGATGTTTGATTTATGGACGTTTTATTGATTCCGGGCTCGACGGTGCGGTTGCAACAGCAAAGAGGCCTAGACCCAAGACGAACCTCGgccggagaaaaaaaaaaaagggggagtCATTTTCGTGCGCTGGCGACGTTTCGTCCCAACGCAACCCGCGGAAGCCGAGCCCGgtcaaatgggtggcaattaGCTTGCATAAGCAACCCATTAGCCACGACCATTTGATTGCAATCGTACGGAACGCATTGGGAACGTGTCTGTGGCTGGGGGCTTACCTTCCCTGTGGCAATTAGGCGCCGAAGAAAGCGGGAAGCCTGCCTGTTTTCTCTCCTGCTTTCGGTAGCGATGGACGACTCTGGAAGCGATGGACGAAGGCTGAAAGTTTCTTGAGGCGGTATATTAATTAGAATCCTCGCCGCAGTGACGATTGCACGATATCTAATTAGTCGTTCCGTTGTCTGTGGCCTTTTACCTTCCTCACGCTCTTTTCGAAGCCTCTACTATCGGCCATTTGTTGGtgaactttatacttttaattaaaaccaatTCTCACCACTTTGTTTTTGGGTGAGACTATTTAGCGTTTTTTGCCAGTGTTTTCTCATGTTTTATTACACCCGGTTAGTACTCCAAAACAATACATTACACGGTGGATTAAACAAAACTGTCTAACAATCATTCATTATGATAATGTTTTGTTATATTTCTTCTCCCGATGTCATCCATATTGTTTATAATCTActgcatttgttttcaaaactaaTATAAACTAATTAAATGATAGTGTTTAGTGATTATAATTCATTAACCATTTGCACTCGCAGAGCCCTCACATTACTCTCCAAGAGTGCTGCgtgcttttaaaaaataaaatcttactTGCCATTACTTGCCAACCATTCATTAGAAAATAATcaattaatttcatgtttaccTATTTACtcaatataaaaacaaaaattatcaaatataaattgAGTCAATGCTTTCCGGAGTGCCTTTAGAAAGTTCTTATTATTGAAATTGAACACCAAGAAATGATAAATTGGATGAGATATAGGAAAAATAGTTCGTTAAGTCCCAACAGTTCATGACATATTTGTAGAATTAGAACATAGATTCAAAGAGATATATATAGAACGTATCTGAAAGGTTAATGCTTGGGATTCTAACCATCACGCAAGGAAAATGCTAACGAGTGGCATTTGTTGTCAGGGCTCGTCACGCCAGAAGTCAGGGCCGTTCCAGCTTGCAGTCAAACACGCGGGCATACGTTTGGGTGTAGAGCAGGCGGCAGGTGGCGGCGTTGTTGTCGAAGCGCATCTCCGGCACCTTGAACTCCGGGTTGATGGCCACCTTCATGGTGTACTCGCCGAAGTCCAGCTCGCTGATGTCCACCCACTGGCAGTCGATGTTGTGCCGGTAGATGTCGGAGCAGTTGACCGAGATGCCCTGGTCGCCGTAGTTGGCGCACGCGTACCTCGGCTCCACGCCCGGCAGACACTGGTTGTCCTCGAGGCAGAAGGAAGCCTTATGCCCCTCGGCCACCCGCCGGCCGCCCGCATCGATCACGTCGAACGTGGCGAACACCTCCATGCTGTGGTAGTGCATATGGCACAGGTGCCACTCCCACAGGTGCTTGGGAATGTGCGGCCGGAAGTCCGCGTTGCCCGTGTTGACGACGCGCGCCGTGAACTTGAGCAGCCGGCGCGACTCCAGGTGCCAGTTGGGGTTTTCGCGCTGAATCTCGTACGCTTGCGACGCCACGCAGTTCTCCTCCATGGCGCACTGCAGCAGGTACATCAGGCGGTCCTCCAGGTGCAGCGATTGCTCCATCTCCACGTGGTCAAACACCAGGTCGGCCATTTGTGACACGCACGTGACAGCCGCCACGTGGCCGCGCCTCTCGCTGCACCGCACACTGCGCCACCCGATCGGATCGTGCAAGCAATCGGCCAGCGATGACTCATTGCCGTAACACTCGGTTCCACTCAGCAGCAGCTCCGGCAGCTCCGCCACTTCCGGTTCCGAGAAGAAATCCGTCTGGACGGCGTTGTTCGCGTACCCCAGGCCGAGCTGACGGCAGACCACGTTTCCCTCCAGCAAACCCCACCCGTCGCCGCACACACTGCCCCAGCGTCCCGCCCCTTCCCCATCCACCATCCGTACCTCCACACGACCCTCGTCCGCGATACGTCCTCCCACAAGCCGCAGCTCCAACCGGCGCTGCTCACCCAACCGCTCCTTCGGAACCTTCATCTCCACCGGAACGGGTTTCTCAGTCGTCACCGGTTCGTCGTCCTCGTGCCGCTTGCAGATAACGCCGGCCGCCTCACCCGCCTCGCAATCGTTCGTGCCCCAACCGTCAAAGTGACACTCGGCCAGCTCCCGTTCCTTTCCGCCGCAGTACAGATTGTCCATCCAGAACTTACGCTTCGCCCGGCCAAAGTGCCCCGTGTGCGTCGGCTTGATGTGGCCCGGGAATCCCAGCTGCCGGCAGACGACCTCCGCCTCCGCCTGGTCCCACTCGTCGTCGCACACGGCGCCCCATTTGCCCGCGTGGAAGATCTCCACGTTTCCTGCCGAAAAAAGTCGTGGAACATGGGAAAGCAGGTTAAAAGAAAGTCTCTCAAAAAGAACCGCAATGGATTTGCGCAGATTTTCGTCCACAAGCTGCTTCGTTCGTGTCATCTTGTGAATCATATGCGAATCATGGCGTGGCTAACACAGGCTCCTTACCGCAACGTCACGGCGATGCGACGGTACCTTCATCGCACGAATCATTTTTCACTgtcaaacgaaggaaaacgttCCGCAGTCACATTTAAATGGTGCTTCTGAGGCGATGTCAAGCTTTGGGACACTTAGCTATCCGTTGTTGAGCCCAATCTATGTTCTAGGTAAAATACTGTGAATCCTGTGTCATGTACTTTTACCAATTTAAACTTattcgcaaacaaaaacattacatACAAACTAATAAAGTAAGTGtaaatcgattgaaaattgaattctATCCTAAAAACGAAATCCATATTAAATGCAATCAAGATAATTTAGGTAGTTAAAACACTCGCTTAATAATTCGAGAAACTATAATTGGCTTTTATGTAAATTAGTTCCATTTGACATagagaaattaaatcaaaacaagttGCATTGGTACGAATGTATGAATTAGAATGATTAATCACATGTTATAAACGATAATTGTTTCATACAATTCTATATTCGGAAGAGGAACCTTAACCATCAATGTATGCTTAAGAAAAGATATGCAAGTTTTACGGCGAattgcttttctttctccaCCAATTCTTAATTGATCGAACGAACTCACCCTCAAAATCACCTCGACCACCGATCAGCTTGATTGCGccatcttccttcttcagcCGCTTCAGGTACTTTCGGACGAGATTTTCCCGCTGCAGCCGCGCCTCCTCCAGTGCCGACGTTCGATTGGAGTCGATACTGCCATCTACCTGCCTGACCCACGCCAGCACCACGATGACCAGCAGCACAGCGACCCTCGCAGCGGAAGAAACCGACGGAACCGACACCATTTTGTCTCGTTCCACATCCGAGAACGATCGCGCGATTACTGAACGGATCTTGCGGCCAATCCTCCGGGGCGAGCGGGCGTACGTCAGCGCTATCACGTCGCCGTTAAGTTCTCGGCCAATCTTCTGGTAGTCGGAAACGGCCGGGCCGGTTGACCGTCAAGAaaaggcacacacaaacacaaacaccctATCACTTTTTACCAATGTCACCCGCCGCTGACAGAATTGTGTCACCGATTGCGTCCGTCGGAGGCGGAATCAATTTAACCGAATCACATGCTTCGCCAACCGATCCGGTGCACGTGCTCACGACTGTGTGCACGGATGGTGCCCCCGTCCATGTGTCCGTGTTGGTGAGGAGCGAATCCCAGCAGTTCGCGTTGTCGGCAACAGTGGCCAAATAATTGAACCGATCAGTCACTGTTTGCTTGTGGTCCAAAAAAAGCCGTATTAAATGATAACGATTTGTTCCGAGTGCAGTTAAAAATGAATTCAACTTGATCTTGTCGGGTGGAGGAAGAGGGACAAGAAGTGCAAGTGAAATCGTTTTTTATGTGACCTTGACCAGCAGCTGTAAAAAAGGACATAGGATGCATTAAAAATCTCCTTTAAAGTTAGTATGTCTAGCCATAAAAGTTCAAAAAAGCCATTTAACGGATTTGATACATTTCAGTCAATTGAAGTCGATTTATTTGCGTCCGTTTGAATATACCGTCTCGATTGATTCAATAGACAATCTTTCTGCGTCTTGTTGATTCGTCTTCCCGGcttgtttgctgctgcttcttgTAGATGgtgttgcttttatttttcttctctcgacACGAGGCTTTCGCGTCGATGCCGTTCGCTTATCAATGAAACAGATGACTGTGGGACGTGTCTCGCGTCATGTTCATTTTTATACCGCAGCATCACATCAGTTCCGTGGCGTTCGTTCATCCATAAAGATCACAGAGCAGGCCAAGTGTTTGCTTCAGCTCCTGTTAACATCCAATCAAAATGTAAGGTTTTGCAAAGTTGTGTAATGATATGGGAACGGATCCGGTTATCGGCTCAATCTGCGTTTTTCTGGCTGGAAAATGGCAGTAGGAGTGAATGTTACAAATGAGCGGCTATACTGGTTGCATCGAGATAAGTTAGTATTTCCTAGAACCGTGCCTAAAATTTTATACCTTCGCAACTTTACCGTGCCACGATACAGGGCATTGACCTGTACGATTTCCCAACAAAAGATTTGTTAGTTTTAGTATAATATAGTACCGCATGATACAGACGGTATCACCTTGTACCGTCGTCCTTGCCATAATCTCCGTCGTTTGCTACGGTGAGTCGATTACTAATCGAGtaagtggaaggaaaaacctcaGCCTAAGCCGTCGACATTTTTCGCGGAGATTCAataagaggaagaagaagaagtcaaCGACAGCGGGAGAAGAATCATAAACGAAGGTTTTGCAATGGTGGAACATTTATCTTCGCGTACAACGTGTTATGGTAAAAGCGCCATCTTTATCTCAAAGAAAGAATCAACCGTTCATCAAACTTGAAAATCAATTCACAGTAAAATCGGATACAAACGTTGCATTTGTCAAATTAAAACCCAACAACTGTTATCACTTTATATGGAATATTGATTTAATTTGTCTATTTATTCATTAGTTTATATAGCTTTTCCCTTAGAGtgtttgaacattttaaaatgtccTGCCATACGTGAAGTTTTGTGTGACGCTAAAATTTCATTTCTGCTTATCAATCTAAAAAAATTCCTCCTCCTTTATGAGAGATGTAGTCAACTTTTGCATTAACTTTAGTTTCCGGAGCGGTCGATTTCCTTCTTACTGCCCCTGCCAATATCCAATTCGTCTCGAAAAGATCTGTTGTTCACTTCCAACTCACGTAAAGAAAATCTACCTCGTATCCGCTTAGCTAGCGTTCGCAAGTTTTCAAATCTTCTGCTCCATTGGGTATTGCATCCTTCCGTGCGatcttcgtttgttttttgatacACTAGACTCCAAAACGACAGGATTTTATTGAGCTCGACGAACACGACAAGGTAGCGTTCAGTTCTGCGGGAGGAGGGAAAGTTTTGTGTTTCAATAATTTCATGCCTGCAGCAAGTGGGATAGCGCTTTTCATTTAGTGTTTATGTTACGTTTAGAGATTCTTGTACTTCATCATGTGTCGAAAACAATGTAAttaaacacacatacaagaGTATAAATATGTTGCATCAACGACGGGACGAGAGTTGGGTCGCCCGGTCGATTTTCTCTCCACGATGGACGCGCCGCACTGGTTGTATGATGGATTGGTGGTGCGCAAACGTTACCGGTCCGGGTACGGAACACGACATCCAGCCAAACCGTTCCGTGCCTTTATTCACACACTCTGGTTCTACACCATTTACTTTCTACTATGTACAAAGACGATAAAACGTTGGAGGAGGTTTTGTGCTATAAGTGTCCTTTCATATAGTGAACTACTGCCAAGTGTTTGCTACGCGTTGTTTCTAAGCTTAGTTTTGCTTGAGTTAGAAGGGCGAACAAGATTCTGAGTTACATTTCCGTTTCGGCTTTTCCTACTTTACTACTGCGCGCAACGAAACGGGATGCTGATCATTACACTAGCCAAACAAAGCGCCCGACAAACTGCCCCATCGACTATTTACGCATGTACGAATCACAAAAATTATTAGCTCAatagaaaactaaaacaacctAAATCGAGCACCAACGGTACATTGGCACGTAAAACGAATAATGTTTAGAGTATGTTGCTTCATGTTCTCGATTTGTTGCTTACGTAAAACATGTTTCCAATATAAAGTAGCattactgttttattttttaatattgttgCATTCAtataaaacttaaataaaattcGATAGCAtataagataaaataaaaataccatggaaagcactttgaAGCCCGCTcttacgtgttttttttctctctctctctttttgttttgtgtgctcCCATTGATACAAAGTTTTGAACACAATACTTTAAAGATTCCTTTTTAAAAACGCTAACCAATTCTCCTCCGGCGCATTGATTAAAGCTAAAACAGCCCTAGTAAATGATTGCTTTCACTCATTACATTGTCAACAACCAAACCCTAAATTCCTAATTGCTCACCCTTCGTCTCCGTGGCGTTTGTTCCGTCTGTGAGTGTAgggaatttgttttgttttgttttattttttttccgcaTCATCCTTCCTCTTTTCGGTAACTAGTATAGGTTTATCATACGTTATGCGATTGGACTTATCGAACTCCCCCTCACGCTGCCCTGGAAATATCATTCCTCTGTGCAATGCCTTATGTTGTGTTTATTATGGGTATTATGTGCGATAGAGTTGTGTTCTTCCCAACTCCCGTTCTTCAAATTTTTCCACTTCCTGCTTGCCCTGCTAGCTCCTAGTCACGAATAGtctatagtttttttttataattgatTAGTACATGAGTATGAAAGTTTGTTAAAAAGATGCATTCGAACATTAAGAGATTTAAGTACACTCCATGTACTTCTTCCACGCGGGATTGTGCAACCGACTGTCCACTGCTGTCTTGTTCTATTGATGTTAAATTATTGTAGGAAAATATTACAAACTTTAGTTTCAAACGTAATAGCGAAAGCCTTCGACAGTCAAAATCTGGTGACAAAAAATTAACCAAACTAATAACAGCTCACCAAAGATCGCTTTTCCACATGAATTATACAATGTTGGTTACATACACATCCAAGAGTGTATCACACAACgatataaagaaaaacaaactctgCTCAAATTTGCTGCCAAACAATTcgacaaaacaagaaaaaaaaaagaacacgagAATAAACTTTTCCCACAGGATCACCTCCTCAAAAGACATGGTGGGAAGAATTTTGTTAGATACAGGTTCTAGCTTTGGCAAGATTCTCTTTATAACACACATCCTTAAAATCGATGTGTTGCACGTGCCGCTGACAGTTAATATCAATGTAATCTTAATGACACCCATCGTTTGCATGAGTTGGTTattcaaaactaaaaccaaTACACTACATGTATAAAACCGTAATTTTTGCTTTAATTGTTTTACCAACTTAATTGAATCAACTGAAACGGTTTAGCGTTCTGCTTGCTAGAGCATGTTGctaaaaaattattacattttactGCTCAATGTAAActtcataacaaaacaaaaatttatgCAAGAAAGCGATTATTTTCAAAGCATTTGTCTTGAGTCTTGAGGCTCATCTAAAACTCCCCTCCCTAGTACTTCGTCATCCTATACATACTTCGTTAAAATGAAGTACTACAATGTGGTTCCTAACATTACTGCTACGGTTGCTCTGTCGAACTCTATTGCGTTCCAAAACACGCGCTCATCCCACAAAATGCAATTTGGCCATAAGTCTAGAACATTTGCACGATTCGTGTCACGGTCTACTCCTCTCCTTCACTTTCCCCCATCTGCTCATTCTATCTCTGTCTATTTGTGGCcaagttttgtttcatttctttttgtttttaattaactaCTTTTTGTGTGCGTATGAGAAAATGTTCACGTGCATAATTGTGTACCATTGACTGAGAGTGAGAGTTGAGTTATTTTATGAGTTGGTAATGGAGCGGATCCATTACTTCCTACATCTTACTAGCAGATCCATTTAGTAGCGGGAGGTGACGGTGAATATTTGCATTTGCTTGTTTGGTAGACGGGAAAAAAAGGTAGAAACATGTTCCTACCCCTCCGTCCAGTGTTCCGGTAGCCGAACAACACCACCAGGGTGTGGGAAAAGGGGGGATGCACCGTCACCCGGGAGTGTCACACAAGTCAAGAATCTTGGATAGGAATCCCCACACTTAGCTGGTGTGGTAGCTATTCCCTCATTCATCCAATCGTCATCTAAACCAACATTCGTCGCACGTTTGCAGCGTCCCGTGCTCGTGTTCAGTAAGATCCGGAGTGTGATTACACCTATCAACTCTCGTTCGGCGCCTGGCTACAGCTGACCGTCGTTTGACTAGAGGACAACAGCTTCTCGTTGAATGGTACCGGCTTTTCGCGGGCCGTTTGCTTCTTCTGAAATGTAAAACGTATTGTATTAAGAGTTGTAACAGATGAACACAAAAGGGTTTCGACGTACTTTTCTCCGGAATGGAAAACAGCCCGGTTTCTCCACCACCGGCGGTGCGTTGATGAGCAGGTCGGGCGTTGGGCACTCGTTCACACCGAACACGTTCAGCTCGCGGAAGCACTCGGTCTCGATCATCTCGTCCTGCCACGGTATTGACACGGAGCCCGTGTTGAACTTGGTGTAGAAGTTTTCGTCCGTCGCGTCCAGATTGACGCCCTTCACCGTCGAGAACTGCTCGATGTCCAGTACGTCTTTGGCATAAACAGCGTGTGGctgaaatggaagcaaaaacCCGTaagcaaccaaaaacaaactactCGGCTCACTGCCACTTACATCCGGCACGAACGGAGGATCATTTAATCCGGCCTCGAGCCGTTTCCAGTTAATACTGTTGAAGAACGGGTGCAGTTTAACCTCTCGCGCACCGTGGCGCCCGTTGCGGCATCCCAGCCGGCTCTTTACGACCTTCACTAGCAGCTGTTGGCACAACGATTTGGCTTCGTCGCTGAACTTGTGCGAGTACTTCTCCGGATCTTCCTTCACCCGCCGATCGACCTCTTCGCGCTTTACCTTTTCTTTGCGGGCCCGAAACGGTGCCTGCCCCTCGATCATCTCGTACAGCAGGCACCCGAAGCTGAACCAATCCGGTGAAAATGCGTACTTTTCATTGTCGATCACTTCCGGCGCCATGTACCCTGGAAGGGGAAAGAAAGATAGAGATTAAATACccgagataaaaaaaacaaatcaaaccctCCAACGCGCCCTCACTTACCTACGGTACCGACTCGTCCCCTGACCATTTCACCCTCGGGAATTTCAACGGCCAGTCCCAGGTCTGAGATGCGCACGTGGCCGTGATCGTCGAGCAGAATGTTTTCCGGCTTGCAGTCCCGGTACACGATTCCCTGCTGGTGTAGATGCTCTAGCCCGCAGACCACTTCCGCCGCGTAGAATCGTGCCCGGGTCAGCTCGAAGCCGGGTTCGCCACCCATGTTGTAGATGTGGAATTTTAAGTCGCCACCTTGTTGTGAAACGAAAAGTGCAACGACTTTAGAAATGAAACACCGAGTGGAATGTTGCTTCCCCTCACTTACCGTTCATAATCGTCAGCACCAAGCAGAGCGCGTCCTTTGTCTCGTACGCGTACGCCAGGTTCACCACGAATCGGGAGTTTATCTTCTGCAGTATCTGCTTCTCTATTAATACCATCGATTCGCCCTTTCGCTTCTTGATGCGCTTCTTTTCCAGCTTCTTGCATGCGTACATCTTTCCGGTGGCACGAACCTAGAAGCGTAGAAATGTGTTCGTacagatgaacaaaaaaaaaacgttatctGCAATGTCCTTCGTGCACTGCAACGGACGAGAGGGTTGGGGTAGGGGTTTGTAGATTACATTCCATCCAATCAACACACTACCAGCGAGGTCATATGCAAGGAACGAAATCTATTTCCTGTTGTTCTGATTGACTGCTTCTCCCCTATGCATTGCGTTGGGATCGAACTTCATCATCCGGATTCAGAGCCGTTGTGATCCGGAAGCAGATCCTTTTGAATCCCATCCCATCCTTGCAATATTGCTACACTCCAGTAACCTTGATTGGTATCCCTTGCATCTGTAATAAGTCACCGGTTGAAGTAGAGACTCGGATGATCGATCCCAACCCGGATTCAGATCGGCCGGATCGATTCCCAACTATGGTTGGTACGGTGATACCTCATCACTAGTTGCTTCTTCTGAGGTCAAAATATGAAATCATAACTATGTCGACACGGACTGCATTATGAATGAGGTCCAATCGATAACGTTCGATTATCGGCATGCGTTCATATTGCACAGGTGATTCGATGGCGAGGTGAACCAACCACATCGGAGATCTTTAACGGTATAAAA from Anopheles coustani chromosome 3, idAnoCousDA_361_x.2, whole genome shotgun sequence harbors:
- the LOC131260436 gene encoding lysyl oxidase homolog 2B gives rise to the protein MVSVPSVSSAARVAVLLVIVVLAWVRQVDGSIDSNRTSALEEARLQRENLVRKYLKRLKKEDGAIKLIGGRGDFEGNVEIFHAGKWGAVCDDEWDQAEAEVVCRQLGFPGHIKPTHTGHFGRAKRKFWMDNLYCGGKERELAECHFDGWGTNDCEAGEAAGVICKRHEDDEPVTTEKPVPVEMKVPKERLGEQRRLELRLVGGRIADEGRVEVRMVDGEGAGRWGSVCGDGWGLLEGNVVCRQLGLGYANNAVQTDFFSEPEVAELPELLLSGTECYGNESSLADCLHDPIGWRSVRCSERRGHVAAVTCVSQMADLVFDHVEMEQSLHLEDRLMYLLQCAMEENCVASQAYEIQRENPNWHLESRRLLKFTARVVNTGNADFRPHIPKHLWEWHLCHMHYHSMEVFATFDVIDAGGRRVAEGHKASFCLEDNQCLPGVEPRYACANYGDQGISVNCSDIYRHNIDCQWVDISELDFGEYTMKVAINPEFKVPEMRFDNNAATCRLLYTQTYARVFDCKLERP
- the LOC131259162 gene encoding G protein-coupled receptor kinase 2, yielding MELENIVANTVYLKAREGGSDSNKGKSKKWRKILQFPHISQCIDLKNKIDVSYGYVVDQQPIGRELFRQFCKVKRPQYSRYITFLDDATRYEIAADEHRVDLAYEVVKRYLGLCTESQREDSGGGGGCDSDGGKCDDDSGIGGDTKKLSNHDDPEKSLTGSNSVTITNAINVSEKDEFVLDVLNDDMVAQVRNKLSTGSRELFEPSITAVRAFLAGEPFREFEASMYFHRYLQWKWLEAQPVTYKTFRMYRVLGKGGFGEVCACQVRATGKMYACKKLEKKRIKKRKGESMVLIEKQILQKINSRFVVNLAYAYETKDALCLVLTIMNGGDLKFHIYNMGGEPGFELTRARFYAAEVVCGLEHLHQQGIVYRDCKPENILLDDHGHVRISDLGLAVEIPEGEMVRGRVGTVGYMAPEVIDNEKYAFSPDWFSFGCLLYEMIEGQAPFRARKEKVKREEVDRRVKEDPEKYSHKFSDEAKSLCQQLLVKVVKSRLGCRNGRHGAREVKLHPFFNSINWKRLEAGLNDPPFVPDPHAVYAKDVLDIEQFSTVKGVNLDATDENFYTKFNTGSVSIPWQDEMIETECFRELNVFGVNECPTPDLLINAPPVVEKPGCFPFRRKKKQTAREKPVPFNEKLLSSSQTTVSCSQAPNES